GATGTGATTGTCGGCCTGGGCGGCGAGCCGCTAAGCAGCTTTGCCCAGTTCAAGGCTGCAGTGGCTGCCGCACCCAAGGGCAGTACGCTGGCCTTGCAGCTCTGGCGTCAGGGCATCGTCCTGTTTGTGCCCTTGAGCATTGGTGGAGAAGAATGAAACTGACTTTGTATTTTCGAGAGTACTGCAGCCTGTGCCATCAGATGCTGGCCGAGCTGCAGCCGTGGCAGGCCAGGCATGGCTTCGAGCTGAATGTGGTGGATGTGGATGCAGACCCCGTGCTGGAGGCCAGATTCAACGAACTGGTGCCAGTTTTGATGGAAGGCGAGCAGGAGATTTGTCACTGGCATCTCGATATTCCTGCTTTGGCTGCACATTTGGGCGAAATCGGCTAAAATCCGCGCCAGTGTGAGTTGTTCAAGGGCACGCCAGCGTGCCCTTATCTTTTTGCTGGATACCGATGAAACATATCAGAAATTTCTCGATCATTGCCCATATTGACCATGGCAAATCGACCCTGGCCGACCGCTTCATCCAGTTTTGCGGTGGCCTCGAACTGCGTGAAATGAGTGCCCAGGTGCTCGACTCGATGGATATCGAGAAAGAACGCGGCATCACCATCAAGGCCCAGACGGCAGCCTTGCAATACAAGGCGCGCGACGGACAGGTGTACAACCTGAACCTGATCGACACCCCGGGACACGTGGACTTTTCCTACGAGGTTTCCCGCTCGCTGTCTGCCTGCGAAGGCGCACTGTTGGTGGTGGATGCCTCGCAAGGGGTGGAAGCACAAACCGTGGCCAACTGCTATACCGCCATCGATCTGGGCGTGGAAGTGGTGCCGGTGCTGAACAAGATCGACCTGCCAGCAGCCGAGCCCGAGCGCGTGTCCCAGGAAATCGAGGACATCATCGGTATTGAAGCCATTGATGCCGTGCGTGCCTCGGCCAAGTCTGGTATCGGCATTCAGGACATCCTCGAAGTGGTGGTCAGCAAGATTCCGCCGCCGGAAGGCAATCCGGATGGCCCGCTCAAAGCCCTGATCATCGACTCTTGGTTCGACAACTACGTCGGCGTGGTGATGCTGGTGCGGGTCAAGGATGGTCAGGTTCGCCCCAAGGACAAGATCAAGTTCATGGCCACCGGTGCCGAGCATCTGGTGGAGCAGGTCGGTGTGTTCTCGCCCAAGTCGGTACAGCGCGATGTGCTGAACGCAGGCGAGGTAGGCTTCATCATTGCCGGTATCAAGGAGCTGAAGTCGGCCAAGGTGGGTGACACCATCACCCTGATGAAGACGCCGGCTACCGAAGCCCTGCCGGGCTTCAAGGAAGTGCAGTCGCAGGTATTTGCCGGCCTGTATCCGGTGGAAAGCCACGATTACGAAGCCCTGCGCGATGCGCTGGAAAAGCTGCAGCTGAACGACGCCTCGCTCAAATACGAACCTGAAGTGTCGCAGGCACTGGGCTTTGGCTTCCGCTGCGGCTTCCTGGGCCTGTTGCACCTGGAAATCGTGCAGGAACGGCTGGAGCGCGAATTCGACATGGACCTGATCACCACGGCGCCAACCGTGGTGTATGAGCTGGTGTTGAAAGACGGTAGCGTGATTCATGTCGACAACCCGTCGCGTCTGCCGGACCCGGGCAAGGTGGAAGAGATCCGCGAACCCATCATCACCGCCCATATCCTGGTGCCACAAGACTATGTCGGCGCGGTCATTACCCTGTGTACCCTGAAGCGCGGTGTGCAGCGCAATATGCAGTATCTGGGCCGTCAGGTGATGCTCACTTACGATATGCCGATGAATGAAGTGGTGATGGACTTCTTTGACCGCCTCAAGTCCACCAGCCGCGGCTATGCCTCCCTTGACTACGAGTTCAAGGAATTCCAGTGCGCCGATCTGGTCAAGCTGGATGTACTGGTCAACAGCGAAAAAGTGGATGCACTCAGCCTGATCGTGCACCGTGCCTCCAGCGTCTACCGTGGCCGTGAGCTGGTCTCGAAAATGCGTGAACTGATTCCGCGCCAGATGTTTGACATCGCTGTGCAGGCAGCCATCGGCGGCCATATCATTGCGCGTGAAACGGTGAAGGCACTACGCAAGAACGTTCTGGCCAAGTGCTATGGCGGCGACATCACCCGTAAGAAAAAGCTGCTGGAAAAACAAAAGGCCGGCAAGAAGCGCATGAAGCAGGTGGGTAATGTGGAAATCCCGCAAGAGGCTTTCCTGGCCATTCTTCAAGTAGGGGAAAAATAAGTGGGCGAAAACCTGTTCTGGGTATTTACTGTGGCCGTCATCGTTGGCGGTATGCTGGTGGCGTTTGGCGGACAGCGCGAAGTCGGGCAGAAGGACTGGCCGGTGTCGATACAGTGGGGTTATCTGGCTCTGGTGATCGGCGGCTTCGGCCTGTTGTCCAACTACATGAGCTTTACGGCAGTCATGCTGGTGTTCGTGCTGGTAACTGGTGTGGTATGGGGCCTGGACAAGTTTTTGCTGGCAAAGAAACGCGCTGGTGAGCCCGGACATTTTGTTGAATATTCGCGCGGTTTCTTCCCGGTGATCCTGGTGGTGTTCCTGCTGCGCTCCTTCCTGGTGGAACCGTTCCAGATTCCCAGCAGCTCGATGCGTCCCGGGTTGGTGGTGGGGGACTTCATCCTGGTGAACAAGTTTGCCTATGGTATTCGCGTTCCGGTGCTCAACAATGTGGTGGTGCCGATGGGCAAGGTAAGCCGTGGTGATGTGGTGGTGTTCAACTATCCGCCCAACCCCAAGGTCAATTACATCAAGCGCGTCATCGGTGTGGCAGGCGATGTGGTGGAGTACCGTAACAAGCGTCTGACCATCAATGGCAAGGCAGTACCGGATGAAAAAGATGGCACTTATGACTATCTTGAACAAGGAATGGCGATGATTCACAACGACCAGTTCAAGGAAGTCATGAATGGCAAGTCGTACAAGGTGCTGAACATTCCGGATGCGCCCGTGGTGGCACTGGGGCAGGTAGCTGACTTCCCTTCGCGTGATCAGTGCCAGTATGATGACAATGGCTTTGTCTGCAAGGTGCCGGCCGGACATTACTTCATGCTGGGCGACAACCGTGACAACAGCCTGGATGGCCGCTACTGGGGTTTCGTCGATGATCGTCTGATGGTGGGCAAGGCCTTCCTGATCTGGATGAACTTCAGCGCGCTGTCCCGCATTGGCACCGCCATTCGCTAACCGTATCCGCCAGGGGGCTTACATGCAGCGTCAGCAGGGTTTATCAGTCATTTCAGTACTGTTCATCATGCTTGTTGTCGGAGCCGGCTTCTTGCTGGCTGGCAAGGTGCTGCCGGTGTATAACGAGTACGCCGAGGTCCGCAAGGCGGTAACGGCCATGGCCAGCCAACCCGGACGGGGTGAAACCGAACTGCGTCGCGAGTTCATGAACCACGCCATGGTGGGTGACATTTCCTCTATCAAGCCGGAAAACCTCACCATCATTACCACTGCCAACACCGTCTTCGTGCGTGCAGCCTATCGCCGCGAAGTACCGCTGTTTGCCAATGTCAGCCTGGCTTTCGATTTTGATACCCAGGCTGGACAGACACCCCAGTAACTACAGTGAACCACGTTGATACCCGATTCCGGCGCCTGTCCGAAGCGCTGGATTATGCATTCCAGAAGCCTGACCTCTTGCGTCAGGCCCTGACACACCGCAGCTTTGCGGCCTCCAATAACGAACGCTTTGAGTTCATCGGTGACAGCATTCTCAATTACACCGTGGCGCGCATGCTGTTCGACCAGTTTCCGCGCCTGAGCGAAGGTGAGCTGTCCCGCTTGCGTGCCAATCTGGTCAACCAGAACACGCTGGCAGAAATTGCCCATGAGCTGAAGCTGGGCGACTATCTGTATCTGGGCGAGGGGGAGCTGAAAAGCGGTGGTTTCAACCGCCCGTCCATCCTGGCCGATGCGTTGGAGGCAACCTTTGCTGCAGTCAGCTTTGATGCGGACTTCCAGCGCGCCGAGCAGGTGGTGCGCCGTCTGTACAGCAGCCGCGTGGCCGCCATCGACCCCACCAAGCATGCCAAGGATGCCAAGACCCGGCTGCAAGAAGCGTTGCAGGCGCGTAAATGGCCGCTGCCCAAGTACCGTATCCTCACCCAGACCGGTGAGGCCCACGAACAATGGTTCAAGGTAGTGTGCGATCTGGGCGAGCTGATCATTGAATCCCAGGGCGAAGGCGGCAGCCGCCGTGCCGCCGAACAGCAGGCAGCCGAAGTCGCGCTGCAGCTCCTTGAACAAAAACTGGCCACAGGCAAGAAACACGCATGACAGAACACGCATATCACTGTGGCTTTGTGGCCATCGTGGGCCGCCCCAATGTGGGCAAATCCACGCTGATGAACCATCTCATCGGCCAGAAAGTCAGCATCACCTCGAAAAAGGCGCAAACCACGCGCCACCGCGTCAACGGCATCCATACCGAAGACAATGCCCAGTTCATTTTTGTCGACACCCCGGGTTTCCAGACCTTCCACAAGGGTGCGCTCAACGAAACGCTGAACAAGAGCGTGAAGGATTCGCTGGGCAGTGTGGACTGTGTGCTGTTTATCCTGGAAGCCATGCGCTGCAGCGCGGCCGACCGCGAAGTGATGGCACTGTTGCCCAAGCACACCCCGGTGATCCTGGTGATCAACAAGCTGGACAAGGTCAAGGACAAGTTCCTGCTGCAGGAATTCATTGATGGCGTACGCGCTGAATTCCAGTTTGCTGATTGCGAAGTGGTCAGCGCCAAGCATGGCCAGCGCCTGTCCGAGCTGCTGGACAAAGTCCGTCCGCACCTGCCCGAATCCATGCCGCTGTACCCGGACGACATGGTGACCGACAAGAGTGAACGCTTCCTCTCCGCCGAAATCGTGCGGGAAAAGCTGTTCCGCTACCTGGGCGAAGAGCTGCCCTATGAAATGAATGTGGAAGTGGAAATGTTTGAGATGGACGGTGCGCTGCGCCGCATCCACATTGCCATTCTGGTAGACAAGGAAAACCAGAAGCCCATCGTCATCGGCAAGGGCGGCGAGAAGCTGAAGAAGATTTCCACCGAAGCCCGCCTGGATATGGAAAAGCTGTTTGATGGCAAGGTCTTCCTGCAAGTGTGGGTGAAGGTG
The sequence above is drawn from the Aquitalea denitrificans genome and encodes:
- the lepA gene encoding translation elongation factor 4, with the translated sequence MKHIRNFSIIAHIDHGKSTLADRFIQFCGGLELREMSAQVLDSMDIEKERGITIKAQTAALQYKARDGQVYNLNLIDTPGHVDFSYEVSRSLSACEGALLVVDASQGVEAQTVANCYTAIDLGVEVVPVLNKIDLPAAEPERVSQEIEDIIGIEAIDAVRASAKSGIGIQDILEVVVSKIPPPEGNPDGPLKALIIDSWFDNYVGVVMLVRVKDGQVRPKDKIKFMATGAEHLVEQVGVFSPKSVQRDVLNAGEVGFIIAGIKELKSAKVGDTITLMKTPATEALPGFKEVQSQVFAGLYPVESHDYEALRDALEKLQLNDASLKYEPEVSQALGFGFRCGFLGLLHLEIVQERLEREFDMDLITTAPTVVYELVLKDGSVIHVDNPSRLPDPGKVEEIREPIITAHILVPQDYVGAVITLCTLKRGVQRNMQYLGRQVMLTYDMPMNEVVMDFFDRLKSTSRGYASLDYEFKEFQCADLVKLDVLVNSEKVDALSLIVHRASSVYRGRELVSKMRELIPRQMFDIAVQAAIGGHIIARETVKALRKNVLAKCYGGDITRKKKLLEKQKAGKKRMKQVGNVEIPQEAFLAILQVGEK
- the lepB gene encoding signal peptidase I, with amino-acid sequence MGENLFWVFTVAVIVGGMLVAFGGQREVGQKDWPVSIQWGYLALVIGGFGLLSNYMSFTAVMLVFVLVTGVVWGLDKFLLAKKRAGEPGHFVEYSRGFFPVILVVFLLRSFLVEPFQIPSSSMRPGLVVGDFILVNKFAYGIRVPVLNNVVVPMGKVSRGDVVVFNYPPNPKVNYIKRVIGVAGDVVEYRNKRLTINGKAVPDEKDGTYDYLEQGMAMIHNDQFKEVMNGKSYKVLNIPDAPVVALGQVADFPSRDQCQYDDNGFVCKVPAGHYFMLGDNRDNSLDGRYWGFVDDRLMVGKAFLIWMNFSALSRIGTAIR
- the rnc gene encoding ribonuclease III, with the protein product MNHVDTRFRRLSEALDYAFQKPDLLRQALTHRSFAASNNERFEFIGDSILNYTVARMLFDQFPRLSEGELSRLRANLVNQNTLAEIAHELKLGDYLYLGEGELKSGGFNRPSILADALEATFAAVSFDADFQRAEQVVRRLYSSRVAAIDPTKHAKDAKTRLQEALQARKWPLPKYRILTQTGEAHEQWFKVVCDLGELIIESQGEGGSRRAAEQQAAEVALQLLEQKLATGKKHA
- a CDS encoding DUF4845 domain-containing protein translates to MQRQQGLSVISVLFIMLVVGAGFLLAGKVLPVYNEYAEVRKAVTAMASQPGRGETELRREFMNHAMVGDISSIKPENLTIITTANTVFVRAAYRREVPLFANVSLAFDFDTQAGQTPQ
- the era gene encoding GTPase Era is translated as MTEHAYHCGFVAIVGRPNVGKSTLMNHLIGQKVSITSKKAQTTRHRVNGIHTEDNAQFIFVDTPGFQTFHKGALNETLNKSVKDSLGSVDCVLFILEAMRCSAADREVMALLPKHTPVILVINKLDKVKDKFLLQEFIDGVRAEFQFADCEVVSAKHGQRLSELLDKVRPHLPESMPLYPDDMVTDKSERFLSAEIVREKLFRYLGEELPYEMNVEVEMFEMDGALRRIHIAILVDKENQKPIVIGKGGEKLKKISTEARLDMEKLFDGKVFLQVWVKVKSGWADDVRFLRDFGLN
- a CDS encoding glutaredoxin family protein translates to MKLTLYFREYCSLCHQMLAELQPWQARHGFELNVVDVDADPVLEARFNELVPVLMEGEQEICHWHLDIPALAAHLGEIG